In a single window of the Vitis vinifera cultivar Pinot Noir 40024 chromosome 6, ASM3070453v1 genome:
- the LOC100250042 gene encoding non-specific lipid-transfer protein 1 translates to MANSTVLKLACTVVLVCLLVTAPQADATVTCSQVTQLLNPCVNYLIYGGAIPSSCCAGVKQVKAASKTGEDRRTACSCIQDGAAMIPGIDYNLVASLPSQCGVSLPYKISPSTDCSRIN, encoded by the exons ATGGCCAATTCTACAGTCCTTAAGCTAGCATGCACTGTAGTTCTTGTGTGCTTGTTGGTAACTGCTCCTCAGGCAGATGCCACGGTAACATGCAGCCAGGTGACACAGCTGCTGAACCCTTGTGTCAACTACCTAATCTATGGGGGGGCGATACCTTCCTCCTGTTGTGCTGGTGTAAAGCAGGTTAAAGCAGCTTCCAAGACTGGAGAAGATAGGAGAACTGCATGCAGCTGCATCCAGGATGGTGCTGCAATGATCCCTGGAATCGACTATAACCTCGTCGCCTCCCTCCCATCTCAATGTGGGGTTTCCTTGCCCTACAAGATCAGTCCCTCCACTGACTGCTCAAG GATCAACTGA
- the LOC100243248 gene encoding transcription factor RF2b, with product MKMQDPSSSHNAPKNSTPATMYGNPATSFRGPHHRRAHSELTFRMPDDVDLSSSDPFNASAASLEEIASEDDLFSTYIDVDKLGAGGNGADQSGEAEKSVKPRHRHSNSVDCSSSKGEEGVFGEIMDAKKAMPPDKLAELWNIDPKRAKRILANRQSAARSKERKARYILELERKVQTLQTEATTLSAQLTLYQRDTTGLSTENTELKLRLQAMEQQAQLRDALNTALKQEVERLKIATGEIMSPSESFDLGMQQMLYTPSSFLSLPQQIGPAGQPNMQLPPFHHSHSNMSTQYLQPINSQPISEILQNDPLGRLQGLDISSRGSHLVKSEGPSISACESSSTF from the exons ATGAAAATGCAAGATCCATCTAGCTCCCACAATGCTCCCAAAAATTCAACGCCGGCGACGATGTACGGAAACCCTGCTACCTCCTTCAGAGGTCCTCACCACCGGCGAGCTCATTCCGAGCTCACTTTCCGGATGCCGGACGACGTGGATCTATCCTCCTCCGATCCCTTCAACGCCTCTGCCGCCAGCCTCGAAGAGATCGCCTCCGAGGACGACCTCTTCTCCACGTACATCGATGTCGACAAGCTCGGCGCCGGGGGGAATGGTGCGGATCAGAGCGGTGAGGCGGAGAAGAGTGTGAAGCCTCGGCATCGGCACAGTAATTCGGTGGATTGCTCGTCCTCCAAGGGAGAAGAGGGTGTTTTTGGTGAGATTATGGACGCTAAGAAGGCAATGCCTCCTGATAAGTTGGCTGAGCTTTGGAATATTGATCCTAAGCGCGCCAAAAG GATTCTGGCAAACCGGCAATCTGCTGCTCGCTCAAAAGAGAGGAAGGCCCGTTATATATTAGAACTTGAGCGAAAAGTTCAGACCCTTCAAACAGAAGCCACCACTCTTTCTGCACAACTCACACTGTACCAG AGAGACACAACAGGTCTAAGTACTGAAAACACAGAACTTAAGCTTCGGTTACAAGCTATGGAGCAACAAGCTCAATTGCGTGATG CTCTAAATACAGCATTGAAGCAGGAAGTTGAGAGACTAAAAATTGCCACTGGGGAAATAATGAGCCCCTCTGAGTCATTTGACCTGGGAATGCAGCAAATGCTATACACCCCATCATCCTTTCTCTCACTTCCTCAACAAATTGGGCCTGCTGGCCAGCCAAACATGCAGTTGCCACCATTCCATCATTCCCATTCTAACATGTCAACTCAGTACCTGCAGCCTATAAATTCTCAACCGATCTCAGAAATTTTGCAGAATGACCCTCTTGGCCGATTACAGGGCCTTGACATCAGTAGCAGAGGCTCACATCTTGTGAAGTCTGAAGGCCCTTCCATCTCTGCCTGCGAGAGTAGCAGCACGTTTTAA
- the LOC100248379 gene encoding RING-H2 finger protein ATL74 codes for MAWNLYAGPRRLLLDTETAMPPMNGSRGSSSYANDANFDSNMVIILAALLCALICALGLNSIVRCALRCSNRFSLETPDQVAAHLATTGLEKGTLSQIPVVVYGSSGLTTPATDCPICLGEFTEGDKVRILPKCNHGFHVKCIDTWLMSRSSCPTCRQPLLEHPTNSNGEELVVRIL; via the coding sequence ATGGCTTGGAACTTGTATGCTGGGCCTCGTCGCCTGCTCCTGGATACAGAAACTGCTATGCCACCAATGAATGGAAGCAGGGGAAGTAGCTCATATGCCAATGATGCGAACTTTGACAGCAACATGGTGATAATCCTAGCAGCCCTGCTATGCGCATTGATCTGTGCGCTTGGATTGAACTCAATTGTGCGCTGTGCTTTGCGTTGTAGTAATCGATTTTCCCTTGAGACCCCAGATCAGGTTGCTGCGCATTTAGCCACAACAGGCCTTGAGAAGGGCACCCTGAGCCAGATTCCAGTTGTGGTGTATGGCTCATCAGGTCTAACTACTCCAGCCACAGACTGCCCCATATGTCTGGGGGAATTCACTGAAGGAGACAAGGTAAGGATCTTACCAAAATGCAATCATGGTTTCCATGTTAAGTGTATTGACACATGGTTGATGTCCCGCTCTTCCTGCCCAACATGTCGCCAACCATTGCTTGAACATCCAACAAATTCTAATGGGGAGGAGCTGGTTGTCAGAATCCTGTGA
- the LOC100260494 gene encoding B3 domain-containing transcription repressor VAL1 isoform X1 gives MEHLFCRSPLTPLRMGSRICKNKWCGTTASFEWKKGWTIKSGAVVDLCYKCGSAYENLVFCETFHQEEDGWRQCSLCHKRIHCGCIVSNYQFEALDYGGVRCSSCLKSPQCHPMQNDETPNEFGTSTANSINNLQHPCVENRMNCNIVGKDNFMQLGKTMEADELNHLLQSQKGDANVSLGQIKQDDSMHAVREVNTIFPTTSLPSIGPSEFAKSDNSIPMLMGKDVYESLVQPSLNISLSSSSGPPNFLLPFPGNAVEGMEHSKSAFTFQQGQRTRHILPKPPNSSLSIGSEANKSMVPEIRIARPPAEGRGRNQLLPRYWPRITDQELQQLSGDLNSTIVPLFEKVLSASDAGRIGRLVLPKACAEAYFPPISQSEGLPLRVQDAKGTEWTFQFRFWPNNNSRMYVLEGVTPCIQSMQLRAGDTVIFSRIDPGNKLVIGCRKASNCVDVQDAQTSALSNGTIYGGSSFSSVTENLSTCAGKMNEDSPQQSLLIPEKKRTRNIGSKNKRLLMHSEDALELKITWQETQDILRPPPSVEPNIVTIEGYEIEEYTEPPVFGKRSIFTARPSGGQDQWGQCDNCSKWRKLPIDVFLPLKWTCADNIWDLSRCSCSAPDEWNPKESESLSRLGKDYKRQKSMESHKLAQEGEPTGLDALANAAVLEENGGDSGEPSAEATTRHPRHRPGCSCIVCIQPPSGKGKHKSTCICNVCMTVKRRFRTLMLRKKKRQSEHEAESSQIKHQIHPINESEISGMVRNVSLQRNHSDGENNQSKIQEEVVAETGTGQIDLNCRPDNEEDLLPGVTGVSMTSLVQAASHPLDFYLKQTGLTSLISDQPMSSNSRPLPQVTGGEDGHLTDERSLSPLIWEHGSGAGEGYHKPDLD, from the exons ATGGAACACCTTTTCTGTCGATCACCATTAACTCCGTTAAG AATGGGTTCGAGGATTTGCAAGAACAAATGGTGTGGTACGACAGCGTCGTTTGAATGGAAGAAGGGATGGACTATAAAATCCGGTGCAGTTGTCGACCTTTGCTACAAATGCGG TTCCGCTTATGAGAATTTAGTTTTCTGTGAAACCTTCCACCAAGAGGAAGACGGTTGGAGGCAATGCAGTTTATGCCACAAG CGTATTCATTGTGGATGCATTGTTTCAAACTATCAATTTGAGGCCCTTGATTATGGTGGTGTAAGGTGTTCTAGCTGTTTAAAGAGCCCTCAATGTCATCCG ATGCAGAATGATGAAACTCCCAATGAATTTGGTACATCAACTGCAAATAGCATCAACAATTTGCAACACCCTTGTGTTGAAAATAGAATGAATTGCAATATTGTTGGCAAGGATAATTTTATGCAATTGGGAAAAACTATGGAGGCCGATGAGCTCAACCACTTGCTTCAATCTCAGAAAGGTGATGCAAATGTATCTCTTGGACAAATCAAACAAGATGATAGCATGCATGCAGTTAGAGAAGTTAACACTATCTTTCCAACCACATCTCTACCATCCATTGGACCATCTGAATTTGCCAAATCAGACAATAGTATACCGATGTTAATGGGTAAAGATGTGTATGAATCATTGGTTCAACCATCATTGAATATCAGCTTGAGTTCCTCTTCAGGGCCTCCAAATTTTTtgttaccttttcctggtaatGCTGTTGAAGGAATGGAACACAGCAAATCAGCTTTCACTTTTCAACAAGGGCAAAGGACACGGCATATACTGCCCAAACCTCCAAATTCTAGCCTCTCGATAGGTTCAGAGGCAAATAAAAGCATGGTTCCTGAGATTCGCATTGCAAGGCCACCTGCTGAGGGGAGGGGACGGAATCAGTTACTTCCTCGATACTGGCCAAGGATTACCGACCAGGAACTGCAGCAATTATCTGGAGA TTTGAATTCCACCATTGTGCCATTATTCGAGAAGGTTCTGAGTGCTAGTGATGCTGGTCGAATTGGTCGTTTGGTCCTCCCAAAAGCATGTGCTGAA GCATATTTTCCTCCTATTTCTCAATCAGAAGGCCTTCCATTGAGGGTTCAGGATGCAAAGGGGACAGAGTGGACATTTCAATTCAGATTTTGGCCCAATAATAACAGCCGGATGTATGTTTTAGAAGGGGTAACCCCTTGCATACAGTCCATGCAATTACGAGCTGGTGATACTG TTATATTTAGTCGGATAGATCCTGGAAACAAACTTGTCATTGGATGTCGAAAGGCATCAAATTGTGTTGATGTGCAG GATGCCCAAACATCAGCCCTGTCTAATGGCACTATTTATGGAGGATCTTCTTTTTCTAGTGTCACTGAAAACCTGTCTACA TGTGCAggcaagatgaatgaggattcTCCACAGCAATCGCTGCTGATTCCAGAGAAGAAGAGGACTCGAAATATTGGGTCCAAAAATAAGAGGTTGCTCATGCATAGTGAAGATGCCCTGGAGTTGAAAATAACATGGCAGGAAACACAGGACATACTTCGCCCACCTCCAAGTGTTGAGCCAAACATTGTCACTATTGAAGGCTATGAAATTGAGGAATATACT GAACCTCCGGTTTTTGGAAAAAGGAGTATATTCACAGCCCGACCATCTGG GGGGCAGGATCAATGGGGTCAGTGTGATAATTGCTCCAAATGGCGAAAGTTGCCCATAGATGTTTTTCTCCCTCTCAAGTGGACATGTGCAGACAACATTTGGGATTTGAGCAG GTGTTCATGTTCTGCACCAGATGAGTGGAATCCAAAGGAATCAGAAAGTCTTTCCAGACTTGGAAAGG ATTACAAGAGGCAAAAATCCATGGAGAGCCATAAATTAGCCCAAGAAGGTGAGCCTACTGGCTTAGATGCTCTGGCCAATGCTGCAGTTCTAGAAGAAAATGGAGGTGACTCTGGTGAGCCATCAGCTGAAGCCACCACCAGACACCCTCGGCACCGCCCTGGCTGCTCGTGTATTGTATGTATTCAGCCCCCAAGTGGAAAGGGCAAGCACAAGTCCACATGCATATGCAATGTGTGCATGACTGTGAAGCGCCGATTCAGAACCCTAATGCTGCGCAAAAAGAAACGCCAATCAGAGCATGAAGCAGAATCTTCACAGATTAAGCACCAGATTCACCCCATCAATGAATCAGAAATAAGCGGCATGGTAAGAAATGTGTCATTGCAGAGAAACCATTCAGACGGTGAAAACAACCAGAGCAAAATCCAAGAAGAGGTAGTCGCTGAAACTGGTACAGGACAAATAGACTTGAACTGCCGTCCTGACAATGAAGAAGACCTGCTTCCAGGTGTAACAGGAGTGAGCATGACAAGCCTTGTTCAAGCAGCAAGCCATCCATTGGATTTCTACTTGAAGCAGACTGGGCTCACAAGTTTGATATCTGACCAACCGATGAGCTCAAACTCCCGTCCCCTCCCCCAGGTTACTGGAGGGGAAGATGGACACCTAACTGATGAACGGTCCCTTTCACCTCTAATCTGGGAGCATGGGAGTGGAGCTGGTGAAGGCTACCACAAACCTGATTTGGACTGA
- the LOC100260494 gene encoding B3 domain-containing transcription repressor VAL1 isoform X2: MEHLFCRSPLTPLRMGSRICKNKWCGTTASFEWKKGWTIKSGAVVDLCYKCGSAYENLVFCETFHQEEDGWRQCSLCHKRIHCGCIVSNYQFEALDYGGVRCSSCLKSPQCHPNDETPNEFGTSTANSINNLQHPCVENRMNCNIVGKDNFMQLGKTMEADELNHLLQSQKGDANVSLGQIKQDDSMHAVREVNTIFPTTSLPSIGPSEFAKSDNSIPMLMGKDVYESLVQPSLNISLSSSSGPPNFLLPFPGNAVEGMEHSKSAFTFQQGQRTRHILPKPPNSSLSIGSEANKSMVPEIRIARPPAEGRGRNQLLPRYWPRITDQELQQLSGDLNSTIVPLFEKVLSASDAGRIGRLVLPKACAEAYFPPISQSEGLPLRVQDAKGTEWTFQFRFWPNNNSRMYVLEGVTPCIQSMQLRAGDTVIFSRIDPGNKLVIGCRKASNCVDVQDAQTSALSNGTIYGGSSFSSVTENLSTCAGKMNEDSPQQSLLIPEKKRTRNIGSKNKRLLMHSEDALELKITWQETQDILRPPPSVEPNIVTIEGYEIEEYTEPPVFGKRSIFTARPSGGQDQWGQCDNCSKWRKLPIDVFLPLKWTCADNIWDLSRCSCSAPDEWNPKESESLSRLGKDYKRQKSMESHKLAQEGEPTGLDALANAAVLEENGGDSGEPSAEATTRHPRHRPGCSCIVCIQPPSGKGKHKSTCICNVCMTVKRRFRTLMLRKKKRQSEHEAESSQIKHQIHPINESEISGMVRNVSLQRNHSDGENNQSKIQEEVVAETGTGQIDLNCRPDNEEDLLPGVTGVSMTSLVQAASHPLDFYLKQTGLTSLISDQPMSSNSRPLPQVTGGEDGHLTDERSLSPLIWEHGSGAGEGYHKPDLD, translated from the exons ATGGAACACCTTTTCTGTCGATCACCATTAACTCCGTTAAG AATGGGTTCGAGGATTTGCAAGAACAAATGGTGTGGTACGACAGCGTCGTTTGAATGGAAGAAGGGATGGACTATAAAATCCGGTGCAGTTGTCGACCTTTGCTACAAATGCGG TTCCGCTTATGAGAATTTAGTTTTCTGTGAAACCTTCCACCAAGAGGAAGACGGTTGGAGGCAATGCAGTTTATGCCACAAG CGTATTCATTGTGGATGCATTGTTTCAAACTATCAATTTGAGGCCCTTGATTATGGTGGTGTAAGGTGTTCTAGCTGTTTAAAGAGCCCTCAATGTCATCCG AATGATGAAACTCCCAATGAATTTGGTACATCAACTGCAAATAGCATCAACAATTTGCAACACCCTTGTGTTGAAAATAGAATGAATTGCAATATTGTTGGCAAGGATAATTTTATGCAATTGGGAAAAACTATGGAGGCCGATGAGCTCAACCACTTGCTTCAATCTCAGAAAGGTGATGCAAATGTATCTCTTGGACAAATCAAACAAGATGATAGCATGCATGCAGTTAGAGAAGTTAACACTATCTTTCCAACCACATCTCTACCATCCATTGGACCATCTGAATTTGCCAAATCAGACAATAGTATACCGATGTTAATGGGTAAAGATGTGTATGAATCATTGGTTCAACCATCATTGAATATCAGCTTGAGTTCCTCTTCAGGGCCTCCAAATTTTTtgttaccttttcctggtaatGCTGTTGAAGGAATGGAACACAGCAAATCAGCTTTCACTTTTCAACAAGGGCAAAGGACACGGCATATACTGCCCAAACCTCCAAATTCTAGCCTCTCGATAGGTTCAGAGGCAAATAAAAGCATGGTTCCTGAGATTCGCATTGCAAGGCCACCTGCTGAGGGGAGGGGACGGAATCAGTTACTTCCTCGATACTGGCCAAGGATTACCGACCAGGAACTGCAGCAATTATCTGGAGA TTTGAATTCCACCATTGTGCCATTATTCGAGAAGGTTCTGAGTGCTAGTGATGCTGGTCGAATTGGTCGTTTGGTCCTCCCAAAAGCATGTGCTGAA GCATATTTTCCTCCTATTTCTCAATCAGAAGGCCTTCCATTGAGGGTTCAGGATGCAAAGGGGACAGAGTGGACATTTCAATTCAGATTTTGGCCCAATAATAACAGCCGGATGTATGTTTTAGAAGGGGTAACCCCTTGCATACAGTCCATGCAATTACGAGCTGGTGATACTG TTATATTTAGTCGGATAGATCCTGGAAACAAACTTGTCATTGGATGTCGAAAGGCATCAAATTGTGTTGATGTGCAG GATGCCCAAACATCAGCCCTGTCTAATGGCACTATTTATGGAGGATCTTCTTTTTCTAGTGTCACTGAAAACCTGTCTACA TGTGCAggcaagatgaatgaggattcTCCACAGCAATCGCTGCTGATTCCAGAGAAGAAGAGGACTCGAAATATTGGGTCCAAAAATAAGAGGTTGCTCATGCATAGTGAAGATGCCCTGGAGTTGAAAATAACATGGCAGGAAACACAGGACATACTTCGCCCACCTCCAAGTGTTGAGCCAAACATTGTCACTATTGAAGGCTATGAAATTGAGGAATATACT GAACCTCCGGTTTTTGGAAAAAGGAGTATATTCACAGCCCGACCATCTGG GGGGCAGGATCAATGGGGTCAGTGTGATAATTGCTCCAAATGGCGAAAGTTGCCCATAGATGTTTTTCTCCCTCTCAAGTGGACATGTGCAGACAACATTTGGGATTTGAGCAG GTGTTCATGTTCTGCACCAGATGAGTGGAATCCAAAGGAATCAGAAAGTCTTTCCAGACTTGGAAAGG ATTACAAGAGGCAAAAATCCATGGAGAGCCATAAATTAGCCCAAGAAGGTGAGCCTACTGGCTTAGATGCTCTGGCCAATGCTGCAGTTCTAGAAGAAAATGGAGGTGACTCTGGTGAGCCATCAGCTGAAGCCACCACCAGACACCCTCGGCACCGCCCTGGCTGCTCGTGTATTGTATGTATTCAGCCCCCAAGTGGAAAGGGCAAGCACAAGTCCACATGCATATGCAATGTGTGCATGACTGTGAAGCGCCGATTCAGAACCCTAATGCTGCGCAAAAAGAAACGCCAATCAGAGCATGAAGCAGAATCTTCACAGATTAAGCACCAGATTCACCCCATCAATGAATCAGAAATAAGCGGCATGGTAAGAAATGTGTCATTGCAGAGAAACCATTCAGACGGTGAAAACAACCAGAGCAAAATCCAAGAAGAGGTAGTCGCTGAAACTGGTACAGGACAAATAGACTTGAACTGCCGTCCTGACAATGAAGAAGACCTGCTTCCAGGTGTAACAGGAGTGAGCATGACAAGCCTTGTTCAAGCAGCAAGCCATCCATTGGATTTCTACTTGAAGCAGACTGGGCTCACAAGTTTGATATCTGACCAACCGATGAGCTCAAACTCCCGTCCCCTCCCCCAGGTTACTGGAGGGGAAGATGGACACCTAACTGATGAACGGTCCCTTTCACCTCTAATCTGGGAGCATGGGAGTGGAGCTGGTGAAGGCTACCACAAACCTGATTTGGACTGA